Proteins co-encoded in one Arthrobacter globiformis genomic window:
- a CDS encoding F0F1 ATP synthase subunit B encodes MNQLIISAATEGAEAANPLVPNPWEMGVVLAGFAVLFFIVVKFVVPMFEKTFAERAEAIEGGIAKAEKAQAEASAALEEYKQQLTDARAEANRIREEARAEGAQILAELKEKAAAESARITAQAHVQIESERQAAVVSLRSEVGTLATTLAGRIVGETLEDDARAARVVDRFLADLESQNAGVAK; translated from the coding sequence ATGAATCAGCTGATCATCTCAGCCGCCACTGAAGGCGCCGAGGCGGCTAACCCGCTCGTTCCCAATCCCTGGGAAATGGGCGTCGTCCTCGCCGGCTTTGCTGTCCTCTTTTTCATCGTGGTCAAGTTCGTTGTCCCGATGTTCGAGAAGACGTTCGCAGAGCGTGCCGAGGCCATCGAGGGGGGCATCGCCAAGGCTGAGAAGGCACAGGCTGAGGCTTCTGCCGCACTCGAAGAGTACAAGCAGCAGCTCACTGATGCCCGTGCCGAGGCCAACCGCATCCGCGAGGAAGCACGTGCCGAAGGCGCTCAGATCCTGGCGGAACTGAAGGAGAAGGCTGCAGCCGAGTCTGCGCGGATCACCGCCCAGGCACACGTGCAGATCGAATCCGAGCGCCAGGCGGCAGTTGTGTCGCTGCGTTCAGAGGTGGGCACTCTTGCCACCACGCTTGCGGGCCGCATCGTTGGGGAGACCCTCGAGGACGACGCACGCGCGGCACGGGTTGTTGACCGCTTCCTGGCCGATCTGGAGTCCCAGAACGCAGGTGTAGCTAAGTAA
- a CDS encoding F0F1 ATP synthase subunit gamma yields the protein MGAQIRVYRQKISSTTSMRKIFKAMELIATSRIGKARARVAASLPYANAITRAVSAVASQSEIDHPLTTEPESIRRAAVLVITSDRGLAGSYSASVLKQAEGLNELLRAEGKEVKTYLVGRKAQAYFEFRNRPYGRVWTGSTDAPEFATAREIGAALLEDFAIDFEEGGVDEIHVVYTRFKSMVTQEPTVIRLLPLEVVEEQATSEAELLPLYEFEPEPEQVLNALLPRYIESRIFAAMLQAAASELAARQRAMKSAGDNATDLIKKYTRLRNTARQAEITQELSEIVAGADALAS from the coding sequence ATGGGAGCCCAGATCCGGGTCTACCGTCAGAAGATCAGCTCGACGACGTCGATGCGCAAGATCTTCAAGGCGATGGAACTGATCGCTACCTCGCGCATCGGCAAGGCCCGCGCCAGGGTAGCAGCTTCACTGCCTTACGCGAACGCGATCACGCGCGCTGTTTCCGCCGTCGCAAGCCAGAGCGAAATCGACCACCCGTTGACCACCGAGCCGGAGTCAATCCGCCGGGCCGCTGTCTTGGTAATCACCTCGGACCGCGGCCTTGCAGGCTCGTACTCCGCCAGCGTGCTCAAGCAGGCCGAAGGCCTGAACGAACTGCTCCGTGCCGAAGGCAAGGAAGTCAAGACGTACCTGGTGGGCCGCAAGGCGCAGGCTTACTTCGAGTTCCGGAACCGCCCGTACGGGCGCGTCTGGACCGGCAGCACCGATGCCCCGGAGTTCGCCACGGCACGGGAAATCGGCGCGGCGCTGCTCGAGGATTTTGCCATCGACTTCGAAGAGGGCGGCGTGGACGAGATCCATGTTGTGTACACCCGCTTCAAGTCCATGGTGACCCAGGAGCCGACCGTCATCCGACTTCTTCCCCTCGAAGTTGTGGAAGAGCAGGCGACCTCCGAAGCCGAGCTGCTGCCGCTGTACGAGTTCGAACCGGAGCCGGAACAGGTGCTCAACGCCCTGCTGCCGCGCTACATCGAGTCCCGTATTTTCGCGGCCATGCTGCAGGCTGCGGCTTCTGAGCTTGCTGCACGCCAGCGGGCGATGAAATCCGCCGGTGACAACGCCACGGACCTCATCAAGAAGTACACGCGTCTGCGCAACACCGCTCGCCAGGCAGAGATTACGCAGGAGCTTTCCGAAATCGTGGCCGGTGCCGACGCACTCGCGTCCTAG
- the atpD gene encoding F0F1 ATP synthase subunit beta, whose product MTATATEHVAATSGATGRIARVIGPVVDVEFPADAIPSIYNALTTEITLNGETRTITFETSQHLGDNLVRAISLQATDGLVRGTSVVDSGSPISVPVGDGVKGHIFNVLGKPLDVDESEIQASDYWPIHRKAPSFASLEGSTEMLETGIKVIDLLTPYIKGGKIGLFGGAGVGKTVLIQEMITRVARNFGGTSVFAGVGERTREGNDLWVEMEEAGVLKDTALVFGQMDEPPGTRLRVALSALTMAEYFRDVQNQDVLLFIDNIFRFTQAGSEVSTLLGRMPSAVGYQPNLADEMGLLQERITSTKGHSITSMQAIYVPADDYTDPAPATTFAHLDATTELSREIASRGLYPAVDPLTSTSRILDPQYIGKDHYNTAVRVKQILQKNKELQDIIAILGVDELSEEDKIVVSRARRIQQFLSQNTYTAKQFTGVEGSTVSIKDTVEGFTAICDGELDHVAEQAFFNVGGLDDVERQWAKIQEQTK is encoded by the coding sequence ATGACTGCCACCGCTACCGAACACGTAGCCGCAACGTCCGGTGCCACCGGCCGTATTGCACGTGTCATTGGCCCGGTTGTCGACGTCGAATTCCCGGCTGACGCAATCCCCTCGATTTACAACGCACTCACCACCGAGATCACTCTCAACGGTGAGACCAGAACCATCACGTTCGAGACCTCCCAGCACCTGGGTGACAACCTCGTCCGCGCAATCTCCCTGCAGGCAACCGACGGCCTGGTCCGCGGCACGTCCGTAGTGGACAGCGGCTCGCCGATCTCCGTGCCTGTTGGCGACGGCGTCAAGGGCCACATCTTCAACGTCCTCGGCAAGCCGCTGGACGTCGACGAGTCCGAGATCCAGGCTTCGGACTACTGGCCGATCCACCGCAAGGCCCCGTCCTTCGCGTCCCTTGAGGGTTCCACCGAGATGCTTGAAACGGGCATCAAGGTCATCGACCTCCTCACCCCGTACATCAAGGGTGGAAAGATCGGCCTGTTCGGTGGCGCCGGCGTGGGCAAGACCGTTCTGATCCAGGAAATGATCACCCGTGTTGCCCGCAACTTCGGTGGTACCTCCGTGTTTGCCGGTGTCGGCGAGCGTACCCGTGAGGGTAACGACCTCTGGGTTGAAATGGAAGAGGCAGGCGTCCTCAAGGACACCGCGCTTGTGTTCGGCCAGATGGACGAGCCGCCGGGAACGCGTCTGCGCGTGGCCCTGTCCGCCCTGACCATGGCGGAGTACTTCCGCGATGTCCAGAACCAGGACGTGCTGCTCTTCATCGACAACATCTTCCGCTTCACGCAGGCAGGTTCCGAGGTTTCCACGCTGCTGGGCCGCATGCCTTCCGCGGTGGGTTACCAGCCGAACCTTGCCGACGAGATGGGTCTCCTGCAGGAGCGCATCACGTCCACCAAGGGCCACTCCATCACCTCGATGCAGGCCATCTACGTCCCCGCAGATGACTACACCGACCCGGCACCGGCCACGACCTTCGCACACCTGGACGCGACCACGGAACTTTCCCGTGAAATCGCTTCCCGTGGTCTGTACCCGGCCGTGGACCCGCTGACGTCAACGTCCCGAATCCTGGACCCGCAGTACATCGGCAAGGACCACTACAACACGGCTGTCCGTGTGAAGCAGATCCTGCAGAAGAACAAGGAACTCCAGGACATCATCGCCATCCTCGGTGTTGACGAACTGTCCGAAGAGGACAAGATCGTCGTGTCGCGTGCACGCCGCATCCAGCAGTTCCTCTCCCAGAACACCTACACCGCCAAGCAGTTCACCGGCGTTGAGGGCTCCACCGTTTCCATCAAGGACACCGTGGAAGGCTTCACCGCCATCTGCGACGGCGAACTTGACCACGTAGCAGAGCAGGCGTTCTTCAACGTCGGCGGCCTGGACGACGTCGAGCGCCAGTGGGCCAAGATTCAGGAACAGACCAAGTAA
- the atpA gene encoding F0F1 ATP synthase subunit alpha — MAELTINADDVRNALNEFAASYEPGNAERVEVGRVTAASDGIARVEGLPSVMANELLRFEDGTLGLAQNLDVREIGVIVLGDFTGIEEGQEVHRTGQVLSVPVGDAFLGRVVDPLGVPIDDLGEIKAETTRALELQAPGVTQRKSVHEPMQTGLKAIDAMIPIGRGQRQLIIGDRQTGKSAIAIDTIINQKANWASGDVTKQVRCIYVAIGQKASTIAAIRQTLEDNGALEYTTIVASPASDPAGFKYLAPYAGSAIGQHWMYGGKHVLIVFDDLSKQAEAYRAVSLLLRRPPGREAYPGDVFYLHSRLLERCAKLSDDLGAGSMTGLPLIETKANDVSAYIPTNVISITDGQIFLQSDLFNANQRPAVDVGVSVSRVGGAAQVKSMKKVSGTLKLDLAQYRDMQAFAMFASDLDAASRQQLTRGARLMELLKQGQYSPFPVENQVVSIWAGTQGYLDDVPVEDISRFESEFLEHLKHKSSILTTLAQTNVLDDDTVAALKTAIVDFKKGFFGEGDDKLVGAGHEEHEAISEGQVDQEKIVRQKR, encoded by the coding sequence ATGGCCGAATTGACCATCAACGCCGACGACGTCCGTAATGCGTTGAACGAATTCGCGGCGTCCTACGAACCCGGAAACGCTGAGCGCGTAGAGGTCGGCCGTGTGACCGCCGCAAGTGACGGCATCGCCCGTGTTGAGGGCCTTCCCTCGGTCATGGCGAACGAGCTGCTTCGCTTCGAAGACGGCACCCTGGGCCTCGCCCAGAACCTCGACGTGCGCGAGATCGGTGTCATCGTCCTCGGTGACTTCACCGGCATCGAAGAGGGCCAGGAAGTTCACCGCACCGGACAGGTTCTGTCCGTGCCGGTCGGCGACGCCTTCCTCGGCCGCGTGGTTGACCCCCTGGGTGTGCCCATCGACGACCTCGGCGAGATCAAGGCCGAGACCACCCGCGCCCTGGAACTCCAGGCGCCGGGCGTTACCCAGCGCAAGTCTGTGCACGAGCCGATGCAGACCGGCCTGAAGGCCATCGACGCCATGATTCCGATCGGCCGCGGCCAGCGCCAGCTGATCATTGGTGACCGCCAGACCGGCAAGTCGGCCATCGCCATCGACACCATCATCAACCAGAAGGCCAACTGGGCTTCGGGCGATGTCACCAAGCAGGTGCGCTGCATCTACGTTGCGATCGGCCAGAAGGCATCCACGATCGCTGCTATCCGCCAGACCCTTGAGGACAACGGCGCGCTTGAGTACACCACGATCGTTGCCTCCCCGGCTTCCGACCCGGCCGGCTTCAAGTACCTTGCCCCCTACGCAGGTTCGGCAATCGGCCAGCACTGGATGTACGGCGGCAAGCACGTCCTCATCGTGTTCGATGACCTGTCGAAGCAGGCGGAAGCCTACCGCGCCGTGTCGCTGCTGCTCCGCCGCCCGCCGGGACGCGAAGCCTACCCGGGCGACGTGTTCTACCTGCACTCCCGCCTTCTGGAGCGTTGTGCCAAGCTCTCCGACGACCTCGGCGCAGGCTCGATGACCGGTCTTCCGCTCATCGAAACCAAGGCAAACGACGTTTCGGCTTACATCCCGACCAACGTGATCTCCATCACCGATGGCCAGATCTTCCTGCAGTCGGACCTCTTCAACGCCAACCAGCGGCCCGCTGTTGACGTGGGTGTCTCGGTGTCCCGCGTTGGCGGTGCCGCCCAGGTCAAGTCCATGAAGAAGGTCTCCGGTACCTTGAAGCTGGATCTCGCCCAGTACCGCGACATGCAGGCGTTCGCGATGTTCGCGTCCGACCTCGATGCTGCATCCCGCCAGCAGCTGACCCGTGGTGCACGCCTGATGGAGCTGCTCAAGCAGGGCCAGTACTCGCCGTTCCCGGTTGAGAACCAGGTCGTGTCCATCTGGGCAGGCACCCAGGGCTACCTGGACGATGTTCCGGTAGAGGACATCAGCCGCTTTGAGTCCGAATTCCTGGAGCACCTCAAGCACAAGTCCTCCATCCTCACGACGCTGGCTCAGACCAACGTCCTGGACGACGACACCGTGGCAGCTCTGAAGACCGCCATTGTGGACTTCAAGAAGGGCTTCTTCGGCGAAGGGGACGACAAGCTGGTAGGTGCGGGCCACGAGGAGCATGAAGCTATCTCGGAGGGTCAGGTCGACCAGGAAAAAATCGTCAGGCAGAAGCGCTAG
- a CDS encoding F0F1 ATP synthase subunit delta: MAGVSSESLTKALTELEPKLPFASLQLAKELFGILAAVDSSAGLRRALTDPSRSGEEKSGLIKQLFGGKASAEAVDIAAGLASSRWASARDIGDALETLAATVVIAVAENKSAVSASGITGLEELENDLFSFNQAVAASHEVQRALSEPQASAAAKITLAERLVPSASEEAKVLIGQAVTQPRGIKATRLVTRFAELAAKRQQRWIATVSVTRPLTGTQENRLKTGLNSLYGRELKVNFNVDPTLIGGIRVQVGDEVLDASVLTRLNDLQRQLAG; encoded by the coding sequence ATGGCAGGTGTATCGAGCGAATCGCTGACCAAGGCGCTGACCGAGCTGGAGCCAAAGCTTCCGTTTGCATCGCTGCAGTTGGCAAAGGAACTTTTCGGGATCCTGGCAGCGGTGGACAGCTCGGCTGGCTTGCGCCGCGCCCTGACCGACCCCTCCCGCAGCGGTGAGGAAAAGTCGGGGTTGATCAAGCAGCTCTTTGGCGGAAAGGCTTCCGCCGAAGCCGTGGACATCGCAGCCGGTCTGGCCAGCTCACGCTGGGCATCGGCGCGGGACATCGGCGATGCACTCGAGACGCTTGCCGCAACGGTGGTCATCGCCGTTGCTGAAAACAAGTCGGCCGTTTCTGCCTCCGGTATTACCGGTCTGGAAGAACTGGAGAACGATCTTTTCTCCTTCAACCAGGCCGTGGCTGCCAGCCACGAGGTGCAGCGTGCCCTGTCTGAACCGCAGGCCAGCGCTGCAGCAAAGATCACACTGGCCGAAAGGCTCGTTCCTTCCGCAAGTGAGGAAGCCAAGGTCCTCATTGGACAGGCGGTGACGCAACCACGTGGCATCAAGGCAACCAGGCTCGTAACCCGTTTCGCCGAGCTCGCCGCCAAGCGCCAGCAGCGCTGGATTGCGACGGTCAGCGTCACGCGTCCCCTCACGGGGACGCAGGAGAACCGCCTGAAGACGGGACTGAACTCCCTCTACGGGCGCGAGCTGAAGGTCAACTTCAACGTTGACCCCACGCTGATCGGCGGCATCCGTGTCCAGGTGGGGGACGAAGTGCTTGACGCTTCGGTCCTCACCCGCCTGAACGACCTTCAGCGCCAGCTGGCCGGCTAG
- a CDS encoding MraY family glycosyltransferase — MIMYLSMMLTAAFVSYAATWGARLIGNRLELFAPIRSRDMHSSPVSRLGGLGIFAGVLAALAVASQSFFVKDIFRNNGAPWGVLAGAAVIVLVGVADDLLDLRWWVKLIGQALAALVVAVWGVRMTIIPFIPEPIRFDSDPINIVLTTGLIVVTMNAFNFIDGLDGLAAGVAIIGGSAFFLTAYWVHRNAPILDRSDLATLLTAVLVGSCLGFLPHNWFPSKIFMGDSGAMLIGLLMASAGVVSTGQITSGLYDRVNGIPTIIPILLPFAVLFLPLLDLCLAVVRRTAVGRSPWSADRGHLHHKLMDIGYSHRTAVMLLYLWAAVLSFGGLAFAVYPWQVVLAAMVAATLIMGLVTAWPYLSRRGENTGVGQAPE; from the coding sequence ATGATCATGTACCTGTCCATGATGCTGACGGCGGCGTTCGTCTCCTACGCGGCAACGTGGGGTGCACGGCTGATCGGCAACCGGCTGGAGCTGTTCGCGCCCATCCGCAGCCGGGATATGCATTCCAGCCCGGTCTCGCGGCTCGGCGGGCTGGGGATCTTCGCCGGCGTGCTGGCGGCGCTGGCCGTGGCAAGCCAGTCGTTCTTCGTCAAGGACATCTTCCGGAACAACGGTGCTCCGTGGGGTGTGCTGGCGGGTGCCGCCGTGATCGTGCTGGTGGGAGTGGCGGACGACCTCCTGGACCTCCGCTGGTGGGTCAAGCTGATCGGGCAGGCTTTAGCCGCGCTCGTGGTGGCCGTCTGGGGCGTGCGCATGACCATCATCCCGTTCATACCGGAACCGATCCGCTTCGACTCGGACCCGATCAACATCGTCCTCACCACAGGCCTCATCGTCGTCACGATGAACGCGTTCAACTTCATCGATGGGCTGGACGGTCTGGCGGCCGGGGTAGCAATCATCGGCGGGTCCGCATTCTTCCTCACCGCCTACTGGGTCCACCGGAACGCGCCGATCCTGGACCGTTCGGACCTCGCCACGCTGCTGACGGCAGTCCTCGTTGGCAGTTGCCTGGGCTTCCTGCCACACAACTGGTTTCCCTCAAAGATCTTCATGGGCGATTCCGGCGCGATGCTGATAGGCCTGCTGATGGCGTCAGCCGGTGTGGTCTCGACCGGTCAGATCACCTCGGGGCTTTATGACCGCGTCAACGGTATCCCCACAATCATCCCCATCCTGCTGCCGTTTGCCGTGCTGTTCCTGCCGCTCCTGGACCTGTGCCTCGCGGTGGTGCGGCGCACCGCCGTCGGCCGTTCGCCGTGGTCCGCCGACCGCGGGCATCTGCACCACAAACTCATGGACATCGGTTATTCCCACCGCACCGCGGTCATGCTGCTGTATTTGTGGGCGGCAGTGCTGTCCTTCGGCGGTCTGGCCTTTGCCGTCTACCCGTGGCAGGTTGTGCTCGCAGCAATGGTCGCCGCCACGCTGATCATGGGTCTGGTCACGGCCTGGCCGTATCTGAGCCGCCGCGGCGAGAACACCGGAGTGGGACAGGCGCCGGAGTAA
- a CDS encoding WecB/TagA/CpsF family glycosyltransferase produces MTLQRQPIPVLGVDATPLDVDGLTAVLNGFVADGTTRTVVGHNLHSVTLFHSEPEFRKFYENSDVVLLDGAPVLWLWGRSRERTGLDTRPVMDYRLGSTDWIPALGQLDGLHSIAVLGAGATANAKAVAKLQDIVPGATVSGMPGEGWDPDLEEKAAAWLAEVQPQLVLIGLGMPLQEEVLWRRLPSLPPAVYCAVGGAIEQIAGIQKLAPRWLGRLGLEWAWRLLLHPRRVAYRVFGEPWVLLGLLVRRRLRGQS; encoded by the coding sequence TCACCGCAGTCCTCAACGGATTCGTCGCTGACGGCACCACCAGGACCGTCGTCGGACACAATCTCCACAGCGTGACGCTTTTCCACTCCGAACCCGAGTTCAGGAAGTTTTACGAGAACAGCGACGTTGTCCTTCTCGACGGTGCACCGGTCCTCTGGCTGTGGGGGAGGAGCCGGGAAAGGACGGGCCTGGACACACGGCCTGTCATGGACTATCGGCTTGGTTCAACGGACTGGATTCCCGCGCTGGGCCAGCTGGACGGGCTCCACAGCATCGCGGTCCTTGGGGCGGGCGCGACTGCCAACGCCAAGGCCGTGGCGAAGCTGCAGGACATCGTGCCGGGCGCCACTGTCTCCGGAATGCCGGGGGAGGGCTGGGACCCGGATTTGGAAGAGAAGGCCGCGGCGTGGCTGGCCGAAGTCCAGCCGCAGCTGGTGCTGATCGGCCTTGGCATGCCGTTGCAGGAAGAGGTGCTGTGGCGCCGCCTGCCGTCGCTGCCACCGGCGGTCTATTGCGCCGTCGGGGGAGCCATCGAGCAGATCGCCGGCATCCAGAAGCTGGCGCCCCGCTGGCTTGGCCGGCTTGGCCTGGAGTGGGCCTGGCGCCTGCTGCTGCATCCGCGCCGCGTGGCGTACCGGGTGTTTGGCGAGCCGTGGGTCCTGCTGGGACTGCTGGTGCGGCGCCGGCTGCGCGGCCAGAGCTGA
- the atpE gene encoding ATP synthase F0 subunit C: MEGSINGSLNLIGYGLSAIGGGIGVGLVFAAYINGVARQPEAQRVLQPIAFLGLALTEALAILGLVFAFVLK, encoded by the coding sequence ATGGAAGGCTCCATCAACGGCTCCCTCAACCTCATCGGCTACGGTCTCTCGGCCATCGGCGGTGGTATCGGTGTGGGTCTCGTGTTCGCCGCCTACATCAACGGTGTGGCACGTCAGCCGGAAGCTCAGCGCGTCCTGCAGCCGATCGCATTCCTCGGCCTTGCGCTGACTGAAGCCCTCGCCATCCTGGGCCTGGTCTTCGCTTTCGTTCTCAAGTAA
- a CDS encoding glycosyltransferase yields MPVSVAVAAVTFDRPHELAVLLKAINGQTAPVSTICLVDSGTVPAKDVAAQHANVDYIRSEANLGGAGGFSLAALKAVASGADWVWMMDDDAEPADAECLATLIREAEARDLEAVVPLVVAPGHPDQLSFFFRLDGKVSHDRAALEKVGFLPNDGHFFNGALIRSDVFFKVGLPDMRLFIRGDEVDFTIRLRKAGIRFGTVTTAAIMHPHAFSETKHVFGARWHVIVPEGAFKRYYYYRNRGYLIRRHFRVKSLVADVGGYLGYFLRRGDLHGLADWFRAFSTGLRGKGFGPLKDQKF; encoded by the coding sequence ATGCCAGTGTCGGTCGCAGTTGCCGCCGTGACGTTTGACCGTCCCCATGAGCTCGCCGTCCTGCTGAAAGCCATCAATGGGCAGACGGCCCCGGTGTCCACAATCTGCCTCGTTGACAGTGGCACGGTGCCTGCAAAGGACGTCGCCGCCCAGCATGCAAATGTGGACTACATCCGTTCGGAAGCCAACCTTGGCGGCGCCGGCGGCTTCTCCCTTGCAGCGCTCAAGGCCGTGGCCAGCGGCGCGGACTGGGTCTGGATGATGGACGACGACGCCGAGCCGGCGGATGCCGAGTGCCTGGCCACGCTGATCCGGGAAGCGGAAGCGCGGGACCTGGAGGCTGTTGTGCCCCTGGTGGTGGCTCCGGGGCATCCCGACCAGCTCTCCTTCTTCTTCCGGCTGGACGGCAAGGTCTCGCATGACCGGGCCGCGCTCGAGAAAGTGGGGTTCCTGCCGAACGACGGCCACTTCTTCAACGGCGCGCTCATCCGCTCCGATGTCTTCTTCAAGGTGGGGTTGCCGGACATGCGCCTCTTCATCCGCGGCGACGAGGTGGACTTCACCATCCGGCTGCGCAAGGCGGGCATCCGCTTCGGCACCGTCACCACGGCTGCGATCATGCACCCGCACGCGTTTTCCGAAACGAAGCACGTGTTTGGAGCCCGCTGGCACGTCATCGTCCCGGAGGGCGCCTTCAAGCGCTACTACTACTACCGCAATCGCGGCTACCTGATTCGCCGCCATTTCCGCGTGAAATCCCTGGTGGCCGATGTGGGCGGCTACCTCGGCTATTTCCTCCGCAGGGGCGATCTGCACGGGCTCGCGGACTGGTTCCGGGCGTTCTCCACGGGGCTCCGCGGCAAGGGATTTGGCCCGCTGAAGGACCAGAAGTTCTAG
- a CDS encoding AtpZ/AtpI family protein produces MTKRNHAEKNEPGTPEPTPGPAAVPGENSDGGYNAGMAVFSYIIGGIIVWSLIGWGLDYLWGTRWIVLVGALLGAAGGFYLSHMHGLTSSRNSTGGNSAASGPSEDGNSNAK; encoded by the coding sequence ATGACTAAGCGCAACCACGCCGAGAAAAACGAGCCTGGGACACCCGAACCGACGCCCGGTCCTGCCGCTGTACCCGGCGAGAATTCCGACGGCGGTTACAACGCTGGAATGGCCGTCTTTAGCTACATAATTGGCGGAATCATCGTCTGGAGTTTGATAGGGTGGGGACTGGATTATCTGTGGGGAACCCGCTGGATTGTGCTCGTAGGCGCTCTGCTTGGAGCTGCGGGAGGGTTCTATCTGTCCCATATGCACGGCCTCACCAGTTCAAGGAACTCAACTGGCGGGAACAGTGCAGCCAGCGGCCCGTCCGAGGACGGGAACAGTAATGCCAAATAA
- the atpB gene encoding F0F1 ATP synthase subunit A, with translation MIALALPAQNSGEFTPPGIEEMHLPAILPWGAADGFSKQMLLVILSVVIIATFFVLAARKQQLVPGKLQFAGEAAYGFVRNSIAKDIIGGRDFIKYVPLLFSLFFFILVNNIYGAIPLIQLPSFSHVGGAYVLAAIVYVTWIGIGIKKNGLRYFKLATVPSGVPVYILPIVIPIEIISNFLVRPVTHSLRLFATMLAGHLIVMIAGSGIEYLVLQENVLLKGTSVLVLAGAIAMYMLEALIMALQAYVFTLLTAIYIEGALHADSH, from the coding sequence TTGATCGCGCTTGCGCTCCCGGCCCAAAATTCAGGAGAGTTCACACCTCCCGGAATTGAAGAAATGCACCTGCCGGCAATCCTGCCGTGGGGTGCGGCAGACGGATTCTCCAAGCAGATGCTGCTGGTTATCCTGTCCGTCGTCATTATCGCCACATTCTTTGTGCTCGCTGCGCGGAAGCAGCAGCTCGTTCCCGGCAAGCTGCAGTTCGCAGGTGAAGCCGCCTACGGCTTCGTCCGCAACAGCATCGCCAAGGACATCATCGGCGGCAGGGACTTCATCAAGTACGTCCCGCTGCTGTTCAGCCTGTTCTTCTTCATCCTGGTGAACAACATCTACGGCGCAATCCCGCTGATCCAGCTCCCGAGCTTCTCACACGTCGGCGGCGCCTACGTGCTGGCTGCCATCGTGTACGTCACCTGGATCGGCATCGGCATCAAGAAGAACGGCTTGCGTTACTTCAAGCTCGCCACCGTTCCCTCCGGTGTCCCGGTCTACATCCTGCCGATCGTCATTCCGATCGAAATCATCTCCAACTTCCTGGTCCGCCCGGTCACGCACAGCCTCCGTCTGTTCGCCACGATGCTCGCCGGCCACCTGATCGTCATGATTGCCGGTTCCGGCATCGAATACCTCGTCCTGCAGGAGAACGTCCTCCTCAAGGGCACCTCGGTCCTGGTTCTCGCCGGTGCGATTGCCATGTACATGCTGGAAGCGCTGATCATGGCGCTGCAGGCGTACGTGTTCACACTGCTGACCGCGATCTACATCGAAGGCGCACTCCACGCCGACAGCCACTAG